The following coding sequences are from one Arachis hypogaea cultivar Tifrunner chromosome 7, arahy.Tifrunner.gnm2.J5K5, whole genome shotgun sequence window:
- the LOC112703432 gene encoding protein DMP6, which translates to MDIKLDFDDPNKNKHKDEEELPLLRNTEVPEAERNLVQKAISQTFESTAHLANLLPTGTVLAFQLLSPIFTNLGNCDSAAKTMTSFLVAICAASCFLLCFTDSFRDSKGNICYGFATFRGLWIIDGSTTLPPELAAKYSIRFIDFMHAVMSVMVFAAVALFDPNVVNCFFPTPDNETQEILTALPVGIGVFCSMLFVVFPTHRHGIGFPLSTNYIYI; encoded by the coding sequence ATGGACATCAAGCTTGACTTTGACGATCCTAATAAGAATAAACACAAAGATGAAGAAGAGCTCCCTCTTCTGCGAAACACAGAGGTTCCGGAAGCAGAGCGGAACCTTGTACAGAAAGCAATTAGCCAGACATTTGAGAGCACAGCACATTTGGCAAACCTTTTACCAACCGGCACTGTTCTCGCATTCCAGCTTCTTTCTCCAATATTCACAAACCTTGGCAACTGTGACTCTGCCGCGAAGACAATGACTTCTTTCCTCGTAGCTATCTGCGCCGCCTCCTGCTTCCTTCTATGCTTCACAGATAGCTTCAGAGACAGCAAAGGAAACATCTGCTATGGTTTTGCCACGTTCAGGGGCTTGTGGATCATTGATGGATCAACAACTCTTCCACCTGAACTTGCTGCTAAATATAGTATCCGGTTTATAGATTTCATGCATGCAGTGATGTCGGTTATGGTGTTTGCGGCGGTTGCATTATTTGATCCCAATGTGGTGAATTGCTTCTTTCCAACACCAGATAATGAGACACAGGAAATACTCACTGCATTGCCAGTTGGAATTGGTGTTTTCTGCAGCATGTTGTTTGTTGTATTTCCTACACACAGACATGGAATTGGCTTCCCTCTTtcaacaaattatatatatatataa